In Odontesthes bonariensis isolate fOdoBon6 chromosome 20, fOdoBon6.hap1, whole genome shotgun sequence, a genomic segment contains:
- the LOC142369813 gene encoding suppressor of tumorigenicity 14 protein homolog codes for MRTLPKSKTCEVYSVSAHGPTGCSGVQGNGELREPTLSLTPPMKPKDQAEQRVEGVRAPAFCSWRRWMLGLLPFFPFTAAIALTLHYLTSPPCSVFFLGGSVEFPNLSFSSELTDSTSPQFRLQAQALNHYFSELYESTPWSSYYMRSGITAFSEGAEGLSVFYWSKFSAPHDVAMEIQRSSPERLQRRLPGTNKVQKDSRNEQRFYMEPDDDTLHLLGLDPDDFESEEKSDKMKSPNSIQGGKWQLGFQAMSFDLYAKYGNNRTLSLVSPKKPYYQWRLRVPSGHVVRLVVLTLHGATPGSCAAHKLSAYDFLLPLQNKIIARWCGLPISGSSPVMKLTSSGNVMLVTFSFSRQRDGAIFKAYFQAIPKASCGGSISSWNGSVSSPYYPSYYPPNIDCTWTLRVPLPGYLISMTIVKMDIQDSLSSDDCEKDWLDIGGVKLCNQVSDSSKKRVYSSPLSIHFHSDESLTHKGFYLLYRAFSPEGTCPRQFRCGDGRCIPLRKVCDGVKDCSDGRDEAKCSSCRPGEVLCGNGQCKPQSSQCAGQSSCADSSEEGTCGGKCHHVCPNKVCLPKSSVCDGVIDCKDRSDELNCSRAYAKGCSPSSYKCANGKCVSKVNPECDGVKDCFDGSDELRCGCGTRPRKRTKIVGGSDAVVGSWPWQVSLQMERYGHVCGATLVSNRWLISAAHCFQDSDAIKYSDARAWRAYMGMRVMTRGNHGAATRLIRRILLHPQYDQFTSDYDIALLEISAPVFFNDLVQPVCVPASSHAFTTGTSCYVTGWGVLMEDGELASRLQEASVKIMNRNTCNKLYDDAVTPRMLCAGNLQGGVDACQGDSGGPLVCLERGRRWFLAGIVSWGEGCARQNRPGVYTQVVKFTDWIHQQTKGQV; via the exons ATGAGGACTCTCCCCAAAAGCAAAACTTGCGAAGTGTATAGCGTCTCCGCGCATGGACCCACAGGCTGTTCGGGTGTACAG GGAAATGGGGAGTTAAGGGAGCCCACCCTGTCACTGACCCCCCCCATGAAGCCCAAGGACCAGGCAGAGCAGAGGGTGGAGGGGGTGCGCGCTCCAGCATTTTGCTCgtggaggagatggatgttAGGTCTCCTGCCTTTCTTTCCCTTCACTGCTGCCATTGCACTGACTCTCCACTACTTAACAT CTCCACCTTGCTCAGTGTTCTTCCTGGGAGGCAGCGTGGAGTTCCCAAACCTGAGCTTCTCCTCAGAACTGACAGACTCCACCTCCCCCCAGTTCCGCCTGCAGGCTCAGGCTTTGAACCATTAT tTCTCAGAGCTCTATGAGTCCACCCCGTGGAGCTCCTACTACATGCGCTCAGGAATTACTGCCTTCAG TGAAGGAGCAGAGGGACTCAGTGTCTTCTATTGGAGTAAATTCTCTGCCCCCCATGATGTTGCCATGGAAATCCAGAGGTCCAGCCCAGAGAGGCTGCAGCGCAGGCTCCCTGGTACAAACAAGGTGCAGAAGGACAGCCGCAATGAGCAGCGCTTCTATATGGAGCCAGATGATGACACGCTCCACCTACTGG GTTTGGATCCTGACGACTTCGAGTCAGAAGAAAAATCTGATAAAATGAAAAGTCCAAATAGTATCCAGGGTGGAAAATGGCAGCTTGGCTTCCAAG CAATGTCCTTTGACCTCTATGCCAAATATGGGAACAACCGCACTCTGAGCCTTGTGAGCCCTAAAAAGCCATACTACCAGTGGCGCCTTCGTGTACCATCGGGTCACGTGGTTCGGCTGGTCGTCCTCACCCTTCATGGGGCCACACCAGGAAGCTGCGCCGCCCACAAGCTCTCCGCCTATGACTTCCTACTTCCATTGCAGAACAAGATAATTGCCAG GTGGTGTGGGCTGCCTATTTCAGGCTCATCTCCAGTCATGAAGCTGACATCCTCTGGTAATGTGATGCTGGTCACTTTCTCCTTCAGCAGACAGAGAGATGGGGCAATCTTCAAAGCTTACTTCCAGGCCATCCCAAAAGCAA GTTGTGGAGGATCAATTTCTTCCTGGAATGGTTCTGTTTCCTCACCGTACTACCCCTCGTATTATCCTCCCAATATAGACTGCACTTGGACACTACGG GTGCCATTGCCAGGATACCTGATCTCCATGACAATCGTAAAGATGGACATTCAGGATTCCCTATCATCTGATGACTGTGAGAAAGACTGGCTGGACATCGGTGGGGTGAA ACTGTGTAATCAAGTGTCAGACAGCAGCAAAAAGCGAGTGTATTCCTCTCCTCTGTCCATCCACTTCCACTCTGATGAATCTCTGACTCACAAGGGTTTCTACCTGCTGTACCGAGCCTTCTCTCCAGAGGGCA CTTGCCCTCGCCAGTTTCGCTGTGGAGATGGTCGCTGTATCCCCCTGAGGAAGGTCTGCGATGGAGTAAAGGATTGCTCAGATGGCCGGGACGAGGCTAAATGCT CAAGCTGCAGGCCAGGGGAAGTGCTTTGTGGGAATGGCCAGTGCAAACCTCAAAGCAGCCAGTGTGCCGGTCAGAGCTCATGCGCCGACAGCAGCGAGGAGGGCACCTGTG GGGGTAAATGTCACCACGTTTGTCCTAACAAGGTGTGTTTGCCTAAGTCATCGGTGTGTGATGGCGTCATTGACTGCAAAGACCGCAGTGATGAACTCAACTGCAGCAGAGCAT ATGCCAAAGGCTGCTCTCCGTCCTCCTACAAATGTGCCAATGGAAAGTGTGTCAGTAAGGTCAACCCTGAGTGTGATGGAGTTAAAGACTGCTTTGATGGCTCTGATGAGCTCCGCTGTG GCTGTGGCACCAGGCCCAGGAAACGAACTAAGATAGTGGGAGGGTCTGATGCTGTGGTGGGGTCGTGGCCCTGGCAGGTCAGTCTCCAGATGGAACGATACGGCCATGTCTGTGGAGCTACGCTGGTCTCCAATCGGTGGCTCATCTCTGCAGCTCACTGTTTCCAGGACTCGGATGCCATCAA ATACTCAGATGCTCGAGCGTGGCGGGCTTACATGGGGATGCGTGTGATGACCAGAGGGAACCACGGAGCTGCCACCCGACTgatccgtcggatcctccttCACCCGCAGTACGACCAGTTCACATCTGACTATGACATCGCCCTTCTTGAGATCAGTGCCCCTGTTTTCTTCAATGACTTGGTGCAGCCCGTGTGTGTTCCTGCCTCCTCCCATGCTTTCACCACCGGGACCAGCTGCTACGTCACAGGCTGGGGGGTTCTAATGGAGGACG GAGAACTGGCCTCTCGCTTACAAGAGGCTTCAGTGAAAATCATGAACAGGAACACCTGTAATAAGCTGTATGATGATGCCGTCACTCCCAGAATGCTGTGCGCTGGAAACCTGCAGGGAGGAGTGGATGCCTGCCAG GGTGACTCAGGAGGTCCGTTGGTGTGTCTGGAACGAGGTAGGCGGTGGTTCTTGGCGGGGATTGTGAGCTGGGGTGAGGGCTGCGCAAGGCAGAACCGTCCCGGGGTTTACACCCAGGTTGTCAAGTTCACTGACTGGATCCATCAGCAGACCAAAGGGCAGGTGTGA